One Mycolicibacterium pulveris genomic region harbors:
- a CDS encoding MBL fold metallo-hydrolase, which produces MELTHFGHSCLLAKFTNDSGDSGSDTTVLFDPGVFSHGFEGITGLSAILITHQHPDHADTQRLPALLDANPQAALYADPQTAAQLGAPWQAVHVGDELRIGHLTVRGAGGRHAVIHPEIPVIDNISYLIGDGTHAARLMHPGDALFTPGEPVDVLATPAAAPWMKISEAVDYLRAVGPTHAVPIHQAIIDPSARGIFYDRLSEMTDTDFRVLPEEDGVAF; this is translated from the coding sequence ATGGAATTGACCCATTTCGGACATTCATGCTTACTCGCGAAGTTCACAAACGATTCCGGGGATTCCGGGTCCGACACCACCGTTCTCTTCGATCCCGGCGTCTTCTCACACGGTTTCGAGGGCATCACCGGGCTCTCGGCGATCCTGATCACCCATCAGCATCCCGACCACGCCGACACCCAGCGCCTTCCCGCGCTGCTCGACGCGAACCCGCAGGCCGCGCTGTACGCCGACCCGCAGACCGCCGCGCAACTCGGCGCGCCGTGGCAGGCCGTCCATGTCGGCGACGAGCTGCGGATCGGGCATCTGACCGTGCGCGGGGCCGGAGGTCGGCACGCGGTGATCCATCCCGAGATCCCCGTCATCGACAACATCTCCTATCTGATCGGCGATGGCACCCACGCGGCGCGCCTGATGCACCCCGGCGACGCGCTGTTCACCCCGGGCGAGCCGGTCGACGTGCTGGCGACTCCCGCGGCGGCGCCGTGGATGAAGATCTCCGAGGCGGTGGACTATCTGCGTGCGGTGGGGCCGACGCACGCGGTGCCGATCCACCAGGCGATCATCGACCCGAGCGCCCGCGGCATCTTCTACGACCGGCTCTCGGAGATGACCGACACCGATTTCCGGGTGCTTCCCGAGGAGGACGGGGTCGCCTTCTAA
- a CDS encoding ATPase: MRMMLAVVLAACGLAVIPGPTAPAAPGICPPACDTIPDSAWMVSTAIPLYPVYRWPGLAGLAVTATAPRFAFEEACASPPVVADPRDYAVAARATVPNPPGEWQLQAQVVHWRGPTSQGGPTAAQTLEVAKTRLRSCQLTAPSVSPSIITDGPDRVAAVISVGGQRVMHQYLLAHPDSSSVVELALWASVPPRVPWSPVADAQVFDAMAAPLCQAYVGSCR, from the coding sequence GTGCGGATGATGCTCGCGGTGGTGCTCGCGGCCTGCGGTCTGGCCGTCATACCAGGTCCGACGGCGCCAGCCGCTCCGGGGATCTGCCCGCCTGCCTGCGACACGATCCCCGATTCGGCCTGGATGGTGTCCACCGCGATCCCGCTGTATCCGGTGTATCGCTGGCCGGGACTGGCCGGTCTCGCCGTCACCGCGACCGCGCCGCGGTTCGCTTTCGAGGAGGCCTGCGCCAGCCCGCCCGTCGTCGCCGACCCCCGCGACTACGCCGTCGCCGCGCGGGCGACGGTGCCCAACCCGCCGGGCGAGTGGCAGCTGCAGGCACAGGTGGTGCACTGGCGCGGACCCACGTCGCAGGGCGGCCCGACGGCGGCGCAGACCCTCGAAGTCGCCAAGACCCGGTTACGCAGCTGCCAGCTGACGGCGCCGTCCGTGTCGCCGTCGATCATCACCGACGGGCCCGATCGGGTCGCCGCGGTGATCAGCGTGGGCGGTCAGCGGGTGATGCACCAGTACCTGCTGGCGCACCCGGACAGCAGCAGCGTCGTCGAGCTGGCCCTGTGGGCTTCGGTGCCACCGCGGGTGCCTTGGTCACCGGTGGCGGACGCGCAGGTCTTCGATGCCATGGCGGCCCCGCTGTGCCAGGCGTACGTCGGATCGTGCCGGTGA
- the purS gene encoding phosphoribosylformylglycinamidine synthase subunit PurS, whose translation MARVVVHVMPKAEILDPQGQAIVGALGRLGFKGVSDVRQGKRFELDVDDNIDDDTLAQIAESLLANTVIEDWSVTREQS comes from the coding sequence GTGGCAAGGGTGGTGGTGCACGTGATGCCCAAGGCGGAGATTCTGGACCCGCAAGGGCAGGCGATTGTCGGCGCGCTTGGCCGTCTGGGTTTCAAGGGCGTCTCAGATGTGCGGCAGGGCAAGCGATTTGAACTCGATGTCGATGACAACATCGACGATGACACGTTGGCGCAGATCGCCGAATCGCTGTTGGCGAACACCGTCATCGAGGACTGGTCGGTGACCAGGGAGCAGTCATGA
- the purQ gene encoding phosphoribosylformylglycinamidine synthase subunit PurQ — protein sequence MSARVGVITFPGTLDDVDAARAVRLAGGEAVSLWHADTDLKNVDAVVVPGGFSYGDYLRAGAIAKFAPVMGEVITAAERGMPVLGICNGFQVLCEAGLLPGALTRNAGLHFVCRDLWLQVVSNSTAWTSRYERGADILVPLKSGEGRYVASEKVLDELEAEDRVVFRYRDNPNGSQRDIAGICSANRRVVGLMPHPEHATEPLTGPSDDGLGIFYSALDAVLAA from the coding sequence ATGAGCGCGCGTGTGGGCGTCATCACATTCCCCGGCACGCTCGACGACGTCGACGCCGCGCGGGCGGTGCGGCTCGCAGGCGGTGAGGCGGTGAGCCTCTGGCACGCCGACACCGATCTCAAGAACGTCGACGCCGTCGTGGTTCCCGGTGGGTTCTCCTACGGTGACTATCTGCGCGCGGGCGCCATCGCGAAGTTCGCGCCGGTGATGGGTGAGGTGATCACCGCGGCGGAGCGCGGTATGCCAGTGTTGGGGATTTGCAACGGGTTTCAGGTCCTCTGTGAGGCGGGCCTGCTGCCTGGCGCGCTGACCCGAAACGCGGGTCTGCATTTCGTTTGCCGTGATTTGTGGCTGCAGGTGGTGTCGAACTCGACGGCGTGGACGTCGCGCTACGAGCGCGGGGCCGACATCCTGGTTCCGCTGAAGTCGGGCGAGGGTCGCTATGTGGCCAGCGAGAAGGTGCTCGATGAGCTCGAGGCCGAGGACCGCGTGGTGTTTCGCTACCGCGACAACCCCAACGGCTCGCAGCGCGACATCGCGGGGATCTGCTCGGCCAACCGGCGGGTGGTCGGGTTGATGCCGCACCCCGAGCACGCCACCGAACCGTTGACCGGCCCGTCAGACGACGGGCTTGGCATCTTCTACTCCGCGCTGGACGCGGTGCTGGCCGCCTGA
- a CDS encoding family 1 encapsulin nanocompartment shell protein, with translation MNNLYRDLAPITELAWAEIELEASRTFRRHIAGRRVVDVSEPGGPVVAAVSTGHLRDVAPPGEGVVAHLRESQPLVRLRVPFTVTRSAIDDVERGSQDSDWDPVKEAAQKLAFVEDRAIFEGYEAASIEGIRRCSSNPALALPDDPRDFADVIAQALSELRLAGVGGPYSVLLSAEAYTKVSETTEHGYPIREHLNRLIGGGDIIWAPAIDGAFVLSTRGGDFDLQIGTDVSIGYLSHDAGTVQLYLEETLTFLCYTSEASVALSAD, from the coding sequence ATGAACAACCTGTATCGCGACCTCGCTCCGATCACCGAGTTGGCCTGGGCCGAAATCGAACTGGAGGCAAGCCGGACGTTCCGCCGGCACATCGCCGGACGGCGCGTCGTCGACGTCAGCGAGCCGGGCGGCCCCGTGGTGGCCGCGGTCAGCACCGGGCATCTGCGCGACGTGGCGCCGCCCGGGGAGGGTGTGGTGGCCCACTTGCGTGAGAGCCAGCCGCTGGTGCGGCTGCGGGTGCCGTTCACGGTGACGCGGTCGGCGATCGACGACGTCGAGCGCGGCTCGCAGGACTCCGACTGGGATCCGGTCAAGGAGGCCGCCCAGAAGCTGGCGTTCGTCGAGGACCGGGCGATCTTCGAGGGTTACGAGGCCGCGTCCATCGAGGGCATCCGCAGGTGCAGCTCCAACCCGGCGCTCGCGCTGCCCGACGATCCCCGCGACTTCGCCGACGTCATCGCCCAGGCCCTCTCGGAGCTGCGGTTGGCCGGCGTCGGGGGGCCGTATTCGGTGCTGCTGTCGGCAGAGGCCTACACCAAGGTCAGCGAGACCACCGAACACGGCTATCCGATCCGCGAGCACCTCAACCGGCTGATCGGCGGCGGCGACATCATCTGGGCGCCCGCCATCGACGGCGCGTTCGTGCTGTCCACGCGCGGGGGCGATTTCGACCTGCAGATCGGCACCGACGTGTCGATCGGGTATCTGTCGCACGACGCCGGGACCGTGCAGCTCTACCTCGAGGAGACGCTGACGTTCCTGTGCTACACCTCGGAGGCCTCGGTCGCCCTGAGCGCCGACTGA